In Lotus japonicus ecotype B-129 chromosome 5, LjGifu_v1.2, one genomic interval encodes:
- the LOC130721127 gene encoding homeobox-leucine zipper protein HOX11-like isoform X2 produces the protein MELALSLGDTPKPFTSPDPPVQLNLLPFTPVQRSQPSSYLQIPWLNQPCGPARSVDVNRFPATVTAADDGDDGGTSLSSPNSAVSPFQVDFSFRNGNAEYGGRNEGEAERASDDDENGSTRKKLRLSKEQSAFLEESFKEQTTLTPKQKLELAKQLNLRPRQVEVWFQNRRARTKLKQTEVDCEYLKRCCETLTEENRRLQKELQELRALKTSQPFYMQLPATTLTMCPSCERVATNSCAGTATTTNQIPVELSLGKPRILPFPNGQAQTQQAQTQVHNTAS, from the exons ATGGAACTTGCTCTGAGCTTAGGAGACACACCAAAACCTTTCACTTCACCAGATCCACCGGTTCAACTCAACCTTCTCCCTTTCACTCCGGTTCAAAGATCCCAACCATCTTCTTACCTTCAAATCCCCTGGCTCAACCAACCAT GCGGACCGGCGAGGTCGGTGGACGTGAACCGCTTTCCGGCGACGGTTACCGCGGCGGATGACGGCGACGACGGCGGCACCTCACTGTCGTCCCCGAACAGCGCGGTGTCGCCGTTTCAGGTGGATTTCAGCTTCAGAAATGGTAATGCAGAGTATGGAGGGAGGAACGAGGGTGAGGCTGAGCGAGCGAGTGACGACGACGAGAACGGGTCAACTCGGAAGAAACTCAGACTCTCTAAGGAGCAATCGGCGTTTCTTGAAGAGAGCTTCAAAGAACAAACCACTCTCACCCCT AAGCAGAAGCTTGAACTGGCAAAACAGTTAAATCTTCGTCCTCGTCAGGTGGAAGTTTGGTTTCAGAACAGAAGAGCTAG GACAAAGTTGAAGCAGACAGAGGTGGATTGTGAGTATTTGAAGAGATGCTGTGAGACTCTAACAGAGGAAAATAGGAGGTTGCAGAAAGAGCTTCAAGAACTGAGAGCATTGAAAACTTCTCAGCCATTCTACATGCAGCTTCCAGCTACAACTCTCACCATGTGTCCCTCATGTGAACGGGTGGCTACCAATTCCTGTGCCGGTacggccaccaccaccaaccaaaTCCCAGTGGAGTTGTCTCTTGGAAAGCCCAGAATATTGCCCTTTCCTAATGGTCAAGCCCAAACACAGCAGGCCCAGACCCAGGTCCATAACACGGCTTCATGA
- the LOC130721127 gene encoding homeobox-leucine zipper protein HOX11-like isoform X1, protein MELALSLGDTPKPFTSPDPPVQLNLLPFTPVQRSQPSSYLQIPWLNQPSGGPARSVDVNRFPATVTAADDGDDGGTSLSSPNSAVSPFQVDFSFRNGNAEYGGRNEGEAERASDDDENGSTRKKLRLSKEQSAFLEESFKEQTTLTPKQKLELAKQLNLRPRQVEVWFQNRRARTKLKQTEVDCEYLKRCCETLTEENRRLQKELQELRALKTSQPFYMQLPATTLTMCPSCERVATNSCAGTATTTNQIPVELSLGKPRILPFPNGQAQTQQAQTQVHNTAS, encoded by the exons ATGGAACTTGCTCTGAGCTTAGGAGACACACCAAAACCTTTCACTTCACCAGATCCACCGGTTCAACTCAACCTTCTCCCTTTCACTCCGGTTCAAAGATCCCAACCATCTTCTTACCTTCAAATCCCCTGGCTCAACCAACCAT cagGCGGACCGGCGAGGTCGGTGGACGTGAACCGCTTTCCGGCGACGGTTACCGCGGCGGATGACGGCGACGACGGCGGCACCTCACTGTCGTCCCCGAACAGCGCGGTGTCGCCGTTTCAGGTGGATTTCAGCTTCAGAAATGGTAATGCAGAGTATGGAGGGAGGAACGAGGGTGAGGCTGAGCGAGCGAGTGACGACGACGAGAACGGGTCAACTCGGAAGAAACTCAGACTCTCTAAGGAGCAATCGGCGTTTCTTGAAGAGAGCTTCAAAGAACAAACCACTCTCACCCCT AAGCAGAAGCTTGAACTGGCAAAACAGTTAAATCTTCGTCCTCGTCAGGTGGAAGTTTGGTTTCAGAACAGAAGAGCTAG GACAAAGTTGAAGCAGACAGAGGTGGATTGTGAGTATTTGAAGAGATGCTGTGAGACTCTAACAGAGGAAAATAGGAGGTTGCAGAAAGAGCTTCAAGAACTGAGAGCATTGAAAACTTCTCAGCCATTCTACATGCAGCTTCCAGCTACAACTCTCACCATGTGTCCCTCATGTGAACGGGTGGCTACCAATTCCTGTGCCGGTacggccaccaccaccaaccaaaTCCCAGTGGAGTTGTCTCTTGGAAAGCCCAGAATATTGCCCTTTCCTAATGGTCAAGCCCAAACACAGCAGGCCCAGACCCAGGTCCATAACACGGCTTCATGA
- the LOC130721243 gene encoding peroxidase A2-like: MLSTTTCSLPATTFLVLLLTILFPSNGQLNSTFYSSTCPNVSFIVSNAVQQALQSDSRIGASLIRLHFHDCFVNGGDASILLDQGGNITQSEKNAAPNFNSIRGFDVVDTIKSALENSCPGIVSCADILALAAESSVSMSGGPSWNVPLGRRDGLTANQAGANSSIPSPFESLANITSKFSAVNLDTTDLVALSGAHTFGRAQCQFFSQRLFNFSGTGNPDPTLNSTYLATLQQNCPQNGNGSTLNNLDPSSANAFDNNYFTNLLTNQGLLQTDQELFSTNGSATISIVNSFANNQTAFFEAFAKSMVNMGNISPLTGTQGEIRNDCKKVNGS; this comes from the exons ATGCTTTCAACTACTACTTGCTCCCTGCCTGCTACCACTTTCTTAGTGCTGCTGCTGACCatcctttttccttcaaatgGCCAACTGAATTCAACCTTCTATTCTAGCACATGCCCAAATGTATCATTTATTGTGAGCAATGCTGTTCAGCAAGCTTTGCAATCTGATTCCCGTATTGGTGCAAGCCTTATTCGTCTCCACTTCCATGATTGCTTTGTCAAT GGCGGTGATGCTTCCATTTTATTAGACCAGGGTGGGAACATCACACAGAGTGAAAAAAATGCAGCTCCCAACTTCAATTCTATTCGGGGCTTTGATGTAGTTGACACCATCAAAAGCGCCCTTGAAAATTCATGCCCCGGCATTGTGTCTTGTGCTGATATTCTTGCCCTTGCAGCTGAATCCTCAGTGTCCATG TCTGGGGGCCCTTCATGGAACGTGCCACTTGGAAGAAGGGATGGTCTTACAGCGAACCAAGCTGGTGCTAACAGCTCTATTCCCAGTCCATTTGAGAGCCTAGCCAACATCACATCCAAATTCTCTGCTGTTAACCTAGACACAACTGATCTTGTTGCATTATCAG GTGCACACACTTTCGGTCGAGCTCAATGCCAATTTTTCTCCCAAAGGCTATTCAACTTCAGCGGCACAGGCAACCCCGACCCTACCCTGAACTCAACCTATTTAGCAACTCTTCAGCAAAACTGCCCCCAAAATGGCAACGGCTCCACCTTGAACAACCTCGACCCTTCGTCCGCCAACGCATTCGATAACAACTACTTCACCAATCTTCTCACCAACCAGGGTCTTCTCCAAACGGACCAGGAGCTATTCTCCACAAATGGCTCTGCCACTATCTCCATTGTTAACAGCTTTGCAAATAACCAAACGGCGTTCTTCGAAGCCTTCGCGAAGTCGATGGTTAATATGGGTAATATCAGTCCCTTAACGGGGACTCAGGGTGAAATTAGAAATGATTGTAAGAAAGTTAATGGAAGTTGA